In one Chloroflexota bacterium genomic region, the following are encoded:
- a CDS encoding NAD(P)H-dependent oxidoreductase, with the protein MTTILALIGSARPWGNSEVLAREALAGARDAGADTLALLRLTDLRVEPCTGCLVCALRGQACPISDDVAFLMEQVRQADAFLIAAPVYFVGPVAQAKRVLDRMLMWASSPDWAAVLPKPAITLTAAGLEPWRGVAQALYNALAMSLGGRLLGWMTAYATGPGEVLLQPDALAAARDLGRRLVTREDAPRQEFACPTCGSDAFHIRGDRVVCPICGQEGRLMAQEGTPRIRFDDSPRSERWSPSGFYRHTQEWIVPSGERFLARRQEIKALRARYEGLGETWIRPPSRAADTR; encoded by the coding sequence ATGACGACAATCCTGGCGCTCATCGGATCGGCGCGCCCCTGGGGGAACAGCGAGGTGCTGGCGCGTGAGGCCCTGGCCGGCGCGCGCGACGCCGGAGCCGACACGCTGGCCCTGCTGCGCCTCACCGACCTGCGCGTGGAGCCGTGCACCGGCTGCCTCGTGTGCGCCCTGCGAGGCCAGGCGTGCCCCATCTCCGACGACGTCGCGTTCCTGATGGAGCAAGTGCGCCAGGCCGATGCGTTTCTCATCGCCGCGCCCGTGTACTTCGTCGGCCCCGTGGCCCAGGCCAAGCGCGTGCTGGATCGGATGCTCATGTGGGCCTCGTCGCCCGATTGGGCCGCCGTTCTCCCCAAGCCGGCCATCACGCTGACCGCCGCCGGCCTGGAACCCTGGCGCGGCGTCGCGCAAGCCCTCTACAACGCGCTTGCCATGAGCCTGGGCGGGCGACTCCTCGGATGGATGACGGCCTACGCCACAGGCCCGGGTGAGGTGCTATTGCAGCCGGATGCCCTGGCCGCCGCCCGCGACCTGGGCCGCCGCCTGGTAACCAGAGAGGACGCCCCGCGCCAGGAATTCGCCTGCCCCACGTGCGGTTCCGACGCCTTCCACATCCGCGGCGACCGCGTCGTGTGCCCCATCTGCGGCCAGGAAGGGCGGCTGATGGCACAAGAAGGCACGCCGCGCATCCGATTTGACGACAGCCCTCGCAGCGAACGCTGGTCGCCGTCGGGGTTCTACCGGCATACTCAGGAGTGGATCGTCCCATCGGGCGAGCGGTTTCTCGCGCGTCGCCAGGAAATCAAGGCGCTGCGCGCGCGGTACGAAGGCTTGGGCGAGACGTGGATTCGCCCGCCGAGCCGCGCCGCCGACACGCGTTGA
- a CDS encoding 2-hydroxyacyl-CoA dehydratase, with the protein MTTRPYRKLRSTTALSRLMAAYYLCSRWVGRVRPMAWVTSGAPVEILEAMGIASVYPENYGALCGAQRVATDLCQVAEAQGFSQDLCSYARTSIGAVFAPESAPMGGLPLPDLLIASNNICGTVVKWYQFLAHHFGVPLFLLDVPYVHADEPPEHAIAYVEAQLREMIAWLEAHTRRRMDVRRLRRVIAYSNEAVGLWKEIRELCKARPSPLNAPDLFVTMAPIVVLRGTRWAPWYYRRLKREAEGRVARREGAVVDERIRLLWDNIAIWPRLFSVFSAFIKRGACFVADTYTNAWAVSVDADDPIHGLALAYTTVYINQQIPNRARLMLQMVRDYGIDGAVFHSNRSCKPYSFGQYDLRRILEREAGIPTLILEADMCDTRAFAESQLATRIQAFMENLAP; encoded by the coding sequence ATGACCACCCGCCCCTATCGCAAACTACGGAGCACAACCGCATTGAGCCGACTGATGGCGGCCTACTACCTGTGCAGCCGCTGGGTCGGGCGGGTGCGGCCCATGGCCTGGGTAACCAGCGGCGCGCCCGTGGAAATCCTGGAAGCCATGGGCATCGCGTCGGTCTATCCCGAGAACTACGGCGCTCTGTGCGGCGCGCAGCGGGTGGCCACGGACTTATGTCAAGTTGCCGAGGCGCAGGGGTTTTCGCAAGACCTGTGCTCCTATGCGCGCACGTCCATCGGCGCCGTCTTCGCGCCCGAAAGCGCCCCGATGGGCGGCCTTCCCCTGCCCGACCTGCTCATCGCGTCCAACAACATCTGCGGCACTGTGGTCAAGTGGTACCAGTTCCTGGCACACCATTTCGGCGTGCCGCTGTTCCTGCTGGACGTGCCCTATGTCCACGCCGACGAGCCGCCCGAGCACGCCATCGCCTACGTGGAAGCGCAACTCCGCGAGATGATCGCCTGGCTGGAGGCCCACACCCGCCGCCGAATGGACGTGCGCCGCTTGCGCCGCGTCATCGCGTATTCCAACGAAGCCGTCGGCCTGTGGAAGGAAATCCGCGAACTGTGCAAGGCGCGCCCGTCCCCGCTGAACGCGCCAGACCTGTTCGTAACCATGGCCCCCATCGTGGTGCTGCGTGGGACTCGCTGGGCGCCGTGGTACTACCGGCGACTGAAGCGCGAAGCCGAGGGGCGCGTCGCCCGCCGCGAGGGCGCCGTCGTGGACGAACGCATCCGCCTGTTGTGGGACAACATCGCCATCTGGCCGCGGCTGTTTTCGGTGTTCAGCGCGTTCATCAAGCGCGGCGCTTGCTTCGTCGCCGACACGTACACCAACGCCTGGGCGGTGTCGGTGGATGCCGACGACCCCATCCACGGGCTGGCCCTGGCCTACACGACTGTGTACATCAACCAGCAGATTCCCAACCGCGCACGCCTGATGCTCCAGATGGTTCGGGACTACGGGATAGACGGCGCGGTGTTCCACTCCAACCGCTCGTGCAAGCCCTATTCGTTCGGGCAGTACGACCTGCGCCGCATCTTGGAACGCGAGGCGGGCATCCCCACGCTCATCCTGGAGGCCGACATGTGCGACACGCGGGCCTTCGCCGAGAGCCAACTGGCCACGCGCATCCAGGCGTTCATGGAGAACCTGGCGCCGTAG
- a CDS encoding 2-hydroxyacyl-CoA dehydratase, with protein sequence MSHEKDAIFAAFKAAATLPPDRWRAEYPGQPVAVFCSYVPEELLHAAGFVPVRLRKQPPRSGAWSEHLQSYACPLARSLLEQGAEGQLAGFAGAVFAHSCDAMQALADIWHLRFGDTFAWVVNVPTRLDGPHAAAYLVRELAAMRAALERHTGRPIGDEDIRAGIALCNRVRALLACLDALRDRISNAEYYAAILAAQTMPKETFIPLAESLIPRLEAAPPRRGRARVIVVGAILDDLTVPALADDVGLAVVGDDLCTGTRYFEGTARMDAPPLEALAERFLTRTPCAAKHRDDWRRGQALRLLAQQRGARGVVFYLQKFCEPHAFDYADARRDLEDAGIPHIVLEDDTGPATAQWRTRLQAFAEMLGGTPG encoded by the coding sequence ATGTCCCACGAGAAAGACGCCATCTTCGCCGCGTTCAAGGCCGCTGCGACGCTGCCGCCCGACCGCTGGCGCGCCGAGTATCCAGGCCAGCCCGTCGCCGTGTTCTGCTCCTACGTGCCCGAGGAACTGCTCCACGCCGCGGGATTCGTCCCCGTGCGGCTCCGCAAGCAGCCCCCGCGGTCGGGCGCGTGGAGCGAGCACCTGCAGAGTTACGCCTGCCCCCTGGCGCGCTCGCTCCTGGAGCAGGGCGCCGAGGGCCAACTGGCGGGGTTCGCGGGCGCGGTCTTCGCTCACTCGTGCGACGCCATGCAGGCCCTGGCCGACATCTGGCACCTGCGGTTCGGCGACACGTTCGCCTGGGTTGTGAACGTGCCCACACGGCTGGACGGCCCTCACGCTGCGGCCTACCTGGTGCGCGAACTGGCCGCGATGCGCGCGGCGCTGGAGCGGCACACCGGCAGGCCCATTGGCGACGAGGACATCCGCGCCGGCATCGCCCTGTGCAACCGCGTGCGCGCGCTCCTGGCCTGCCTGGACGCCCTACGCGACCGCATTTCCAACGCCGAGTACTACGCCGCAATCCTGGCCGCGCAGACCATGCCCAAGGAGACCTTCATCCCCCTCGCCGAGAGCCTCATCCCGCGGTTGGAGGCGGCGCCGCCGCGACGGGGCCGCGCGCGGGTCATCGTCGTCGGCGCAATCCTGGACGACCTGACGGTGCCCGCGCTCGCGGATGATGTCGGCCTCGCTGTCGTCGGCGACGACCTGTGCACCGGAACGCGCTACTTTGAGGGCACGGCACGCATGGACGCGCCGCCGCTGGAGGCGCTGGCGGAACGTTTCCTCACGCGCACGCCCTGCGCGGCCAAACATCGGGATGACTGGCGCAGGGGGCAGGCGCTGCGCCTGCTGGCCCAGCAGCGGGGCGCGCGGGGGGTCGTCTTCTACCTGCAGAAGTTCTGCGAACCCCACGCCTTTGACTACGCCGACGCGCGCCGCGATCTGGAGGACGCAGGCATTCCCCACATCGTCCTGGAGGACGACACCGGCCCGGCCACGGCCCAATGGCGCACGCGGCTCCAGGCTTTCGCCGAGATGCTGGGAGGCACGCCCGGATGA